One part of the Chitinispirillales bacterium ANBcel5 genome encodes these proteins:
- a CDS encoding peptidoglycan-binding domain-containing protein — protein sequence MNQIYKEKTKHRLWLEHDPSTQNQGRTNLCVLGNESRNTGGNIHIFDSETDFTDMEVFKKNFVKRVESGGRLKMRVNYSQPAYGKYDLRDGDSDTEKKWGGEIRDEQGAFVEELQKDLFTLGYWITEGKDVPAIGAPMIYSGVFDKGVYSGLKTFQFEHMAKYGLDANGIIDAKTADAIKECLADKDFERPGVPVDISTIAARAFCGSAINKPERPQRFYQLPPSKSHCYKRYGNVCDTSTGVLSDVYHNDIWGAKEHIDALIKLAEEWKSENDVIEIGNISLFTGGRMPPHSSHQDGYGVDIRSAKVGSMQRASVENRHYCKDSSVRFARKARELGFGRIMTQCPHVTVTCNEYSEYTPSLFVVQYEGHHHHFHFDFWESGARIREDQENLDLSYCSSCIKRDECNSQHKRPI from the coding sequence ATGAATCAAATATATAAAGAGAAGACCAAACACCGCTTATGGCTGGAGCACGACCCCAGCACCCAAAATCAGGGCAGAACCAATTTGTGTGTACTTGGAAACGAAAGCAGAAATACCGGCGGCAATATTCACATCTTTGATAGTGAGACCGACTTCACCGACATGGAGGTGTTTAAGAAGAATTTTGTAAAGAGAGTGGAGAGCGGTGGAAGGTTGAAGATGCGGGTGAATTATTCTCAGCCGGCTTATGGGAAATATGACCTTAGAGATGGTGATAGTGACACAGAGAAAAAATGGGGCGGTGAAATCAGAGATGAGCAAGGTGCTTTTGTAGAAGAACTGCAGAAAGATCTGTTCACTCTTGGCTACTGGATAACAGAAGGAAAAGATGTTCCGGCAATTGGCGCACCAATGATATACAGTGGAGTGTTCGATAAAGGTGTTTATAGCGGACTTAAAACATTTCAATTTGAGCACATGGCTAAGTATGGTTTGGATGCTAATGGAATAATTGATGCTAAAACTGCGGATGCAATTAAAGAGTGTTTGGCTGACAAAGACTTTGAAAGGCCCGGAGTTCCTGTTGATATAAGTACAATTGCAGCCCGGGCCTTTTGCGGATCAGCAATTAATAAACCGGAAAGGCCTCAACGTTTCTATCAGCTACCGCCTTCAAAGAGCCATTGTTACAAAAGATATGGCAATGTATGTGATACCAGCACAGGTGTATTATCTGATGTATACCATAATGATATATGGGGGGCGAAAGAGCATATCGACGCGCTGATAAAATTAGCAGAAGAGTGGAAGTCGGAAAATGATGTAATTGAGATCGGAAACATATCACTATTTACAGGCGGAAGGATGCCACCTCATAGCAGTCATCAGGATGGATATGGTGTGGATATAAGGTCTGCTAAAGTTGGTTCCATGCAGAGGGCCAGTGTTGAAAACAGGCATTATTGTAAAGACAGCTCTGTGCGGTTTGCACGGAAAGCCCGCGAATTAGGCTTTGGAAGAATAATGACACAGTGCCCCCATGTGACTGTTACATGCAATGAATATTCAGAATATACGCCAAGCCTTTTCGTTGTTCAATATGAAGGACACCACCATCATTTTCATTTTGATTTTTGGGAATCGGGGGCACGTATTAGAGAAGATCAAGAAAATCTCGATCTCTCATATTGCAGTAGTTGTATAAAAAGAGATGAGTGTAATTCGCAACATAAACGACCAATCTGA
- a CDS encoding peptidoglycan-binding domain-containing protein, whose product MGHFTNTPDLQPPLGQDEVNEGPIPEGIWWLKRDNLQCIDDLGFWRGTFGGTWPGGVKRWGRYRLWLEHDPETKNQGRTNLCVLGNESRNTGGNIHIFDSETDFTDMEVFKKNFVKRVEIGGRLKMRVNYAKSYKKGDTGKIVEEINIRLAGFGGGVPSDVFDDLTETKVKNFEKLYMKRGNPKGIVDMAVAEAIDEFGEEYVIDEDMFRQLKCKCESRSDISVKCAGFGNGKFKNEFSQASTAEAFHRYEYPGIHRSLLWAIRGLDYHLWQEDEKIERFGFSSGYRCYGSTVNHRGKAVDIIYRNQINGQWINRDQQSSADRQIVAEQVRTICQKSEVLNATIDWIMPASKDRFSLESVEMGATTWVHVDVREFDRSKYLDDRFFCKNLTEINGEKLILLLQKEV is encoded by the coding sequence TTGGGACATTTCACCAATACTCCCGATCTGCAGCCTCCTCTCGGTCAGGACGAAGTAAATGAAGGTCCCATTCCCGAAGGTATATGGTGGTTAAAGCGGGATAATCTTCAGTGCATAGATGACCTCGGTTTTTGGCGAGGCACATTTGGCGGAACATGGCCAGGAGGAGTAAAACGTTGGGGCAGGTACCGCTTATGGCTTGAGCACGACCCCGAAACCAAAAATCAGGGCAGAACCAATTTGTGTGTACTTGGAAACGAAAGCAGAAATACCGGCGGGAATATTCATATCTTTGACAGTGAGACCGATTTCACTGACATGGAGGTGTTTAAAAAGAATTTTGTAAAGAGAGTGGAGATCGGTGGAAGGTTGAAGATGCGGGTGAATTATGCGAAAAGTTATAAGAAGGGTGATACAGGAAAGATAGTTGAGGAGATAAATATACGGTTGGCTGGTTTTGGGGGTGGTGTACCATCGGATGTTTTTGATGATCTGACAGAGACAAAAGTTAAAAATTTCGAGAAGCTCTATATGAAACGAGGTAATCCTAAGGGCATAGTGGATATGGCTGTAGCCGAGGCTATTGATGAATTCGGGGAAGAATATGTGATAGATGAGGATATGTTTCGGCAATTAAAGTGTAAGTGTGAGTCAAGGAGTGACATATCTGTTAAATGTGCAGGTTTTGGAAATGGAAAATTCAAAAATGAATTTTCGCAGGCATCTACTGCGGAAGCGTTTCACAGGTATGAGTATCCGGGAATTCATAGATCTCTACTTTGGGCTATTCGTGGTCTGGATTATCACTTATGGCAAGAAGATGAAAAAATTGAGAGATTTGGGTTTAGCTCAGGATACCGTTGTTATGGATCAACAGTAAACCATAGAGGTAAAGCTGTAGATATCATTTATCGGAACCAAATTAACGGACAATGGATAAATAGAGATCAACAGAGTAGTGCAGATAGACAAATTGTGGCAGAACAAGTACGGACAATTTGCCAAAAAAGTGAAGTTCTTAATGCTACGATTGATTGGATTATGCCTGCAAGTAAGGACAGGTTTTCTCTTGAGTCGGTCGAAATGGGGGCAACAACTTGGGTTCATGTAGATGTCAGAGAATTTGATCGTAGCAAATATTTGGATGATCGATTTTTCTGTAAAAACTTAACTGAAATTAATGGTGAGAAGCTTATATTACTTTTACAAAAAGAGGTGTAG